A window of Bdellovibrionales bacterium genomic DNA:
TATCAAAGGAGGTGCCGAATTCGACGCAAATAAAAAACAAGATAAATGTATAATTTAAAATAATCATAAAATGTCCCTATTGGTTTAACTCGACGACTATGTCGTTTGCGGAAATGGATCGGTCATTCTCCGCCCGGCGAGTCTCATCTTTAGATTCCAATGTTTTTAGCAAAGCGAGGTTTCGAAAGACTTGGTTGCCCATGAAAGGTCGCACTTGAACGAGAAAGGCTTTGTTTCCTAAGACACAGAACTCAAGATCCCATTTCATATTTTTGTAACCATACTTTGAAGCCATTTGCTTTTGTATCCCATCACCCATTTTGGCGAGTTGTCTGGCGACATCTTCAGTAATAATAGGTTTGATAACTCCGGCAGAAACCTTCATAAGACCAGAGTGGGGCCAGGCCTTAAGCGCCCACTTCTCTTTTGCATTTGTTGTTCGGGCTGTTTGAACTCTCCCGGTAGTACGAGAAACTGTGACAACCTCGGGTGATTTCTCTCCATTGACCGTGGTGACGCCTATTCCTTCATTGGCCGCGATGTAAATCAAGTCACCGAAGTCTGTGGACTGAGGATCGCCCACGATCATAACTCCGGCCTTTTCAGAATTTATTCCCACTTGGATGAGAACAGAGGGGACGACATCCCAGGGATTTTCAATGAGTTCTTTGCGCCAGGAATAGGCCTTCTCTGTGAATGGAGACGCCCAAACGGATTTAATCGCCTCCATTACATTGTAGGCATGCTGTAAGTGCAAATCTTCCTGAGAAACTCGCTGTCCTGGGTTGATTGCTTGCACGTTTGGAACAGTGTCGTTGAGACCCGCGCCAACAAAGGTCGCAAGATCTTCCGCATTCGTATCGCTGCGAACAAAAACACCACGTTCATAAAAATCGACCTGGCCCTTAGGGGCTCGAGTGGTGAACTTGGTGATGATGTAGGATTCGAGTTCAGGAGCGAGCTTGATTCGGCTGATGGCTCGGCGAATCTTCAAAAAGACATCTCGGCGAAATTCGCTGGCTTCCTTTGAATCACCCTTTAGTCTGCTGTCAGCAAGTAAGGCCTTGATATAATCGTAGAGGCTGTACTCTTTTTTGGTTTTTGGGTCCAGGTATTTACGGTTGATATGATGCCAATAGACGCTAAACGGAAGTACGATTCCGCGCGGCACCGTATTGGTAAATAGTTGCGCCAACTCACCCTGTCCTTTGGCTTTTCCACCAGCAATCTTGTCGTCATAGCGAAGCGCATCTAGGGTGACGGGGTGAAAGACTTCCATAGTGGGCAATTGTAGTTTAATTTTCTCCTGAAATTTCACTTGATTGTACTTATGGTAGACCTCGGTTTCTGTTGTATTGACAATATCGAGATTCTTGATAGACGCTTCGCCATTTTCTAAAGTAAATAACAGAATCTGTTTTCCATTGACCTCACGTGCGATTTTTTCTAAAGTCGAAAATGGCATGTAAACGTTGGGAATTCCCAAATTTGATGTGATCAACTGCACATGTGAAATGAGTGAACCTGAATGCGAGATGATGATGCCAGCCACCTTATGAATTTGTGCTGAAGTCTTTCGAAGCAAGTAGATACCATTTGGATTCCAATAAAAATCAGGATCGTCGAGCTCAGATTCTGATGGATAATAAACGACACCTTTGGAGATTCCTTGGTTTAGGATTCTAAATGGCACGCTTAAATTTTCCTTATTAAGTGTAAATCGGATTCCTGAGGACTGGGCAATCTTCGAACTCAAATTAAGAAGAATATTTTCCATTGGTTGAATCGTACTCGATCTTAGGATCTCATCAACGACGAGTTCAGCTTCTGATTTTTCGACAAATTGGGTGTATTTTTCGATCAAGGGATTGAAGATATCCCTAATTCTTTGCTGGGCACTTCGTGTTTCGCTTTCAATAATGGAGACTGCAATATTGAACTGACTCGTCTGGATTTTGGTGGAAGCCATCAATTGAGCGATAGATTCTTCAAATTCGGCGATAGCCTCTGGCGAAGAGAGCCCTAATGAGACGTTTGCAGAGAAGTAGGATTTCAGTAGGCGGACAGTTTGCACGACAGTGAAGGGTATCCCATGTTTTGAAATCTGCTGTTGAAGCAAAAATCCCAGACTGAATATTTCCCTTTGGAGAAGTCGAGAAAGGTCGAAGAATTCGTAGATGCAATTGATCGTCCGATCAATTGCACAATCGGCAAAATCGGTCTGGTTGTTTCCTGTCTTTTCACCAATGGAGTGAATCTGTTCTGCGTTATGGATAGACTGCCGGCTCAATCCATCAAGTATATTCAAAGTTCTTTCAACGATTCCTTCAACTGTGGCTGGACTGGTGGCAGTTCGAAGGACTTCTTTGAGTTCACTTATTGATCTAAGTGTGGTTGACAGGCGTCTGAATTCCGCAGATGCTGTGTTGGATTCTAAATCGTAAGTAGTCAAAAACTCATTGACTCCCGCATCGCCAAAAAGGGTCAATAGATCTGCTAAGACTTGCTCCCCTCTTCGTTTGAATTCAGGGTTAGTCACCTTCGCTAGGTAATTGCGTACCTTTGTCGTCGTCCCATAACTCGGGTCCTGATGTATTTCGGCCCTGGTATCAAAAAATGTAGGATCAAGATCTGCGAGTTCAAGAGCTCCGATACGCAATCTATTGATAAGATCGTTGCTATTGCCGTGAGGGACAAGGCCGGTAAAGAGGTATCCTCTGAGTAAATAGTCTTGATGAACCGGAGATTGTTTGTACATTTTTGCCAGAATCAACTCAAGATTTCTGCTGTTTGTTCGAAAGCTGCTCTCAACATCGGATCGACCCATTGTTGTCCAGCTCAGAGGCAGCCAGGGCATTCCTTTTGGGCGAGCACGAAGAAATTCCTGGATATAAAGCTCTTCTACGTGGGAATTCAAATCTTCGCCTAACACAGAAACTTCTGGAGCGATGTTTGAAGTGTCGACGACGACTTTTAGTCCGAGGAATTTCATCCGATCAATTCCTTTACTGATGACAGAATTTTCAATCGATAGACCTTGGCCGTTTCTATTTCTTGTTTGTCCTGCCGAGAGCGAATTGAGATAAGCGGCCGTCATTTCTATGTTCAACTTTTGATCAGATGAGAGCTCAAGTGCGTGAATGTGATCCTCAGTTAAGAGCACAAAAATAAAAACAACAGCGAAATAAAAATTGAAACACGAGTGTCTTTTCATTTTAACTCCATCGAAATCTAAAGCAAAAGGGTCTTTCCTGAATCAATAAAATAGATCAATTCCAATTGTTCTTGACGATCATTTACTTGCTGCAATTGGCGCAAAACAATTCTGTTGAGCGATAAATCAATATAGCCTTCGTTCGCTTTCCAAGTGCGAATCAAATTGGAAGATTTCGTACCTTCCTTCATTTCGTATATTTTTAACTGACTCATGCCAAACGCGAGAATCGGAAACATTGAGGTTCTTTGCATTTGATCCGAAGACAACTCGATGCACTGATTGGCCTTGTTGCACCTGATGAACTTTGCTCCATTTATAAATTCAGTCGCACCTCTGGCTTGAATTGAAAATGCCATGAGGAAAATTCCAAATATCATTTTTAATTGGCGTCGCATTTTAAACCAAGCCTTCCTATTTCAGAGAGAAAATCTGTCGTTTTGCGATCTGGAAGTAGTATGTTCCAAGCCTCCTCGTCTACCTTCATGCCGTTGCCACAGGCATTGAAATTGATTGGTAGGAGCGATTTGATGTTTGAAGGGGGATTTTTTAAAAATGGTATGAGTTGGGCTTTTGTCGTGACAATTTGTCCGGTTTCGTTTTGTCCTCCCACGTAAAAAGAGCCACCATTGAGAATTTTCCAGGAGCTGGATAAGAGTTCACTCATAGAGATCTCGGTAATATTTGGCCGATCAATTGACTGAACCGTTTGGCTCCCATCAATACAAAAGATACCCATGCCAAAATATTGATTCGGCCTCACCGCCCGGTTTTGCGTAAATCCGCCATCAGGGCAGGAATGCCTTGTATTCGAAGTTAACCATGACAATGCTGAATAAAGGTCCACTCCCAATTCTTTGATTAAATGTAATTTTTGGCTTGATTTTAATATTCCGAACTCAGGAATGGAGTTAAAATATCGAACATATTCCTGATCTGACATTACTTTATCCAGCCGATGCCGACGTTGGTTTATGTTAAAGTATCCATTGAGTTGGTAGGAGGTGGTCAGCACCGTTTTTAATAGTTGATTGGTAATCAGAATGCGCAAAATTTCTAGGTCCACTCGATCTACTTGGACTGATTTTACCTCTAGAAGAGGGCACTCGTCCAATTGATAGATATTCTCTCCCAAAACCTTTACATCGCATAGACGCCAAAGCGCACTGGTGCCATCAAGCAATTTGCCTTGAAAAGGATTATCATCGACTTCTGCAACAAGCGACGGGATCGCCATGGAAAATTTTAGATCCATATTATTGGCGAGAAATCGTCTGACTTCCAGAAGTGATTGCTGGTGGGCCTCAGCAATTCTTTGAAAACCCAATTCGTTTTTGACGAGAGGGAGGGCGTCAGGATTTTCAGTCAAATAGCGAAACAGATTGCCCTTTCCAAATCGCTCTATTTCAGATTGGATTGTGCCGTAGTTATTAGTTCCTTTGTAGGTATCGATAATCGGCTTAATCCGAGCAAAGAATCCTTTAAAGGGGGTGTAAACAGAGACAAGGTGCTTGTAAAACTGTGCCTTTCGGTTTTTTTGATCAAATGACAGCGCCAAATCAAAAATTCTGTCTGCGTACATAAAGGAATAGGAGATCAGTAACTTCTCTCCCATTTCAGTTAACTTTTCAGATCTTTGTTGTGAATTGATTTCGCCGCGCAGGAAGGGGCGCACATCGACGATTTGTCTAGGGGTTGCAAGGGCGCCCGTGCCAACCGCAAAGCAACAAAATATAGCGAAGAACCGGTAAGGATTAAGCATGAGGAAACCTCTGTTATAGCGTTACAGTAGACTCAGCAAGGACTGTACCAAGGTACTCCTGTTATTTGTCTTATTCGTCGAGGATCTGGGGGAGACGGGAAAATAGGGGCGTCATTTCAGAAGGTTGGAGTCTCATCAGCAAGGCAAAAAGTTACTTTTTATAAGCGAGATGGGTGCTTCTATTCAGAACTGATTCTCAGCAGAATCTCAGATGAGCGGTCCTCTATAGGAAATACAAGTCGAGGGATCGAGTAATTATATGAAAAGAGGTTTTTTTTGAGCCTGACTGAAATATTAACAAGGTGACTCAATTTGCGGTTTCCAGTCCGGCCTTTGGTTTGGATACTGGTAGGCGTGCGGGCTGCCGAAGAAAGCCAGCTATTTTGCCTGAAACGCAATACGCCTTGGGGGGAGTTAAAGTATCCTCAGTCTTTATTTTTTAGATTATTATACTCAGCGGATTTCAAAAGTTCAGAAATTACTTGAGATCGGGTCATGTGACCTAAATCAAGAACATTCGTATAGGCATTTTCACCTCGTGGATCGGCGTCTCTTCTTAGAATTGAGCGATAAACGTGTTTAACCCATGCACGATTCTCCTTTTTGAAAACATTTGTTACGAATTCATTAGATTTGACAAATTCGAGTCACAAGTCTTCCCTTGATTGAGTTTTGCGATCGAGCTTTCCTTTGTGAAAGTCCAAACCACCCTTATCTGACTCTCGTCCGAGTAACCCCCGATATAAATTCTCCACGAAATCACTGTTTGAAAGAGTTTTTGAAATTTCCGAAGTCAAAATTGAAAAAAACTGAATTCTGACAGGTGTAGCGGCTGGCGGCGGTAAAATTGGTCCGATAGCTTCAGAGCGAATCTGGATCACAGTGTTGTCGGGTTTCTTAAAAAAATGGATGTTTGGATTTGTCGAGTTTCTTCTAGGATAATATTAAATGAGTTTGTTTTATCAATAAGATATCTATAATCGTTGCTGCTCTCCGCGCCATTGTTAAGATTTTTTATTGGACGTACAGCCAAAGAAATCGTCAGATCTTCGGCGTCTTTTAGAAGTTCAAATCCGGTGACGGAGGGGTTGTTAATCGTAATGAGCCCGTCGCCTTTGAAATAGATGGCCTTTCCTGAAAACAATGGAACCGACGGATTCTGAAAATCATTTTGAGGACAAATTCGATTCGTGCAATCAGAAAAATGCTCCTCCGCGTACTTGACTCCGCTATTCAGATTTGGAACAAAGAACTTACCCGAAACATCTGGAGTCACTCCGAGATCATAGTCGCCACCTTGATTGAGACCTTCTGACATTTCAAGATAAAGATCATAAAACCGTCGATTTGTCATCATACGATGAATGCTCGCTGATTCTGAGTAGGGATTCTTCACAACAATAGTTAAGTCAGTCAGCCCCAAGCGGTAGTTGCCACTTTTTTGTGGATCATTTTGAGAAATAATAAACGCTTTGTAGGTCAAATAAGGACCATTATCGACTGAACTCCCAGACTCGTCAGATCGAAAGGGGTTTTCCGTGTAGTTCGAATTCGGCATGAGAGCCAAGGCATTGAGATCCGAGGTTGGCAGGATCTCTTTGTCCTCAAATGCATTTGGATTGCTGAGACTGTTGCCTGCAACGGCCCATTCGTAAGGAGGTGAAAACGCCTCCTGCATTTTGGCAGCTACCTCGCCATCGTCCTTTGGAATAGACTTGCTTAACGACTCTGGGCGAAAAATTTTTGCTGCCCAACCGGACGTTGACTCACTGCCACCCCAATAGACGGCCTTACCACTTTCATTCATAATTGCAAAATAGGGGTGAGCAGAATAGAAGAAAAATCTCGCACCGGGCGTCCCCCCCGTGCGGGAGCTGAAAACATCCTTCAATGGAGAACCTTTCAGATCGGTTTCATAAATTACAAGATTTCCGTCTCCTTGAAAAGCAGCTAAACATCTCGTGCATTTTCCGTTTGTACCCGTTGCCCATTTAGCACCTCCTCCCTGGCCGTCCTGATAGAGAACTAAATTTCCGTCTCCCTGCATAACCAGAGTAAATCCAGAAAACTGAAGACTTTCTCCGGAATACAAAGCTCCGACTGCCACTTCTTTGATGGGACTGAGAGAACTTAAAGATGAGGGAACCCTAGATCGAACGATGGAAGTGCCAATAAAAACTCGACCATCCCAAAGCTATGGCCGTTGGCACTCACTGCAGGCAAACTAAAGTTGGGATTTCCGGGAAAACTTAAGCGTTCCACATCCACTAAATCACTAAAAAAGCCGTCACTTCCTCGTGGCATTCCGCTCGGGTTTCCCTGAGAGGATAAATCAATTGCTTTCATCTTGCCACAATTCTGAAAGGTCATCACACCAATGGCAACGACTGAGAGACCTCCGAAAGATGTTCAAATCTGAACAGATGTTCTTTTGACGAATATGGAGCAAGAACATTGCCAGCCAGAAACCTGTTAAGATGTTTGCAGAGCCCTTGGGACATCATAATCGATACAGATGATCACCTTTTTTACATGAGACACCTTCTTTCCCTTTTTAAACGGAGGCCCAGATAAAACGGCTATTGAGGTAGCCACACTTCTGCATGATTTTGAGGGCAAAATAGGCCATATCCTTGTACCCATAGGCTTGCCATTTAACCCCCTTAATGGCTCGGTTAATCCCCTCTGAGAGGCCCGTGGTGACCTTGAACTTG
This region includes:
- a CDS encoding DUF4214 domain-containing protein; translation: MIQIRSEAIGPILPPPAATPVRIQFFSILTSEISKTLSNSDFVENLYRGLLGRESDKGGLDFHKGKLDRKTQSREDL